GGCCAGTAACGAGCGGGCTTCTGCCCGTATCATCCGGCAAAGCTTTAATGCATCCTTCCCGGTCGTCTTGTCCGCCGACTCGCCGGGGTACCTGACCTCCACCGCGTAGCCGTTCAGTATCTGCAATTGCGGTCTCATCCCCTCCCAGAAAGGTTCCAGGGGGAGCAACAGCTCGAAAAGAATCACGAGATTATGGGTCTTCCCAAAGGCGATGTTGTTCTCTTGAAGTATTGCCTTGAGATATTTCTCGACACACTGCTGGGAGTGAAAGCACACGGCGTCGTAATTTGGCCGCTTGCGAACCCGCATTTCGCGGGCGGCGGTGGCGAAATCATTTTCCGCCTTTTCTATCCATTCACCGGTGAGGGGATTCATACAGGACTTTGCCCTTGTTCATCACTTCATGGAGGAAATAATCGTTGAGCGCGAGCCTGGTTTTGACCTGCTCGGGCGTGCGAACGAGGAGTTCCACGGGTATGCGAGGCCTGGTCTTTCTGAGTATCTCAGAGGCCTTCCTGATGGGTTTGCCCTCGAAAGGCAGGATGACCAGAAGGTCCACATCGGAATCATCCGTTGCGGTGCCCTGCGTGTACGAACCAAAAAGGATGATCTTCTCGGGACGAAATTTCCGCGCGATCTGAGAACTGAAATCGTAAATACTTTTTTCATCCACCATAGCCCAGGCACTCCGGTTGCCTACATGCTAGCAAACAGCCCAATGGCTGTCAAGCGAAGGAAGCCCCTGGGACATCGGGGCTGAGGAGAGCGACGGTGACGCCTTCGGGATAAGACTCAGCATATTTCCCCCGAACGAGTCCTTTCGGAAAGTCTGACAGTTTATACTCCGGACGAAGTTCGTCTTTATCCTTCTTACTAACCT
This genomic interval from Syntrophorhabdaceae bacterium contains the following:
- a CDS encoding HEPN domain-containing protein; its protein translation is MNPLTGEWIEKAENDFATAAREMRVRKRPNYDAVCFHSQQCVEKYLKAILQENNIAFGKTHNLVILFELLLPLEPFWEGMRPQLQILNGYAVEVRYPGESADKTTGKDALKLCRMIRAEARSLLALHDP
- a CDS encoding nucleotidyltransferase domain-containing protein translates to MVDEKSIYDFSSQIARKFRPEKIILFGSYTQGTATDDSDVDLLVILPFEGKPIRKASEILRKTRPRIPVELLVRTPEQVKTRLALNDYFLHEVMNKGKVLYESPHR